The following proteins are encoded in a genomic region of Mustela erminea isolate mMusErm1 chromosome 3, mMusErm1.Pri, whole genome shotgun sequence:
- the DHX29 gene encoding ATP-dependent RNA helicase DHX29 isoform X1, translating to MGGKNKKHKAPGAAAVRAAVSASRAKSAEAGAFGEAQNKKSVARPPPAAAACTREPRVKQGPKIYSFNSANDSGGPANLDKSILKVVINHKLEQRIIGVINEHKKQNNDKGVISGRLTAKKLQDLYMALQAFSFKTKDIEDAMTNTLLQGGDLHSALDWLCLNLSDDALPEGFSQEFEEQQPKSRPKFQSPQIPGSVSPPLQPKTKKPEDNKIKPKKEEKNLEVNMKEWILRYAEQEDEEEKSEKSKSLEEEEKFDPNERYLHLAAKLLDAKEQAASFKLEKNKQGQKEAQEKIRKFQREMETLEDHPVFNPAIKISHQQNERKKPPVATEEEKPLNFNLFEKSMAATEEEKEKKKEPHDVRNFDYTARSWTGKSPKQFLIDWVRKNLPKSPNPSFEKVPVGRYWKCRVRVIKSEDDVLVVCPTILTEDGMQAQHLGATLALYRLVKGQSVHQLLPPTYRDVWLEWSDAEKKKEELNKMETNKPRDLFIAKLLSKLKQQQQQQQQHSENKRENAEDPEESWENLVSDEDFSALSLESEKAEDLEPVRNLFRKLQNTPKYQRLLKERQQLPVFKHRDSIVETLKRHRVVVVAGETGSGKSTQVPHFLLEDLLLNEWGTSKCNIVCTQPRRISAVSLATRVCDELGCENGPGGRNSLCGYQIRMESRASESTRLLYCTTGVLLRKLQEDGLLTNVSHVIVDEVHERSVQSDFLLIILKEILQKRSDLHLILMSATVDSEKFSTYFTHCPILRISGRSYPVEVFHLEDIIEETGFVLEKDSEYCQKFLEEEEEITINVTSKAGGIKKYQEYVPVNTGPNADLNPLYHKYSSRTQHAILYMNPHKINLDLILELLIYLDRSPQFRNIEGAVLIFLPGLAHIQQLYDLLSTDRRFFSERYKVIALHSILSTQDQAAAFTLPPPGVRKIVLATNIAETGITIPDVVFVIDTGRTKENKYHESSQMSSLVETFVSKASALQRQGRAGRVRDGFCFRMYTRERFEGFMDYSVPEILRVPLEELCLHIMKCNLGSPEDFLSKALDPPQLQVISNAMNLLRKIGACELNEPTLTPLGQHLAALPVNVKIGKMLIFGAIFGCLDPVATLAAVMTEKSPFTTPIGRKDEADLAKSALAMADSDHLTIYNAYLGWKKARQEGGCRSEIAYCRRNFLNRTSLLTLEDVKQELIKLVKAAGFSSSTTPNDWEGNRASQTLSFQEIALLKAVLAAGLYDNVGKIIYTKSVDVTEKLACIVETAQGKAQVHPSSVNRDLQTYGWLLYQEKVRYTRVYLRETTLITPFPVLLFGGDIEVQHRERLLSIDGWIYFQAPVKIAVIFKQLRVLIDSVLRKKLENPKMSLENDKILQIITELIKTENHN from the exons GTGGTAATTAATCACAAACTAGAGCAACGAATTATTGGAGTGATAAATGagcataaaaagcaaaataatgacaAGGGAGTGATTTCTGGAAGACTTACTGCCAAAAAATTACAG GATTTATACATGGCTTTACAAGCATTTTCATTTAAGACTAAGGACATTGAAGATGCCATGACTAACACACTTTTACAGGGAGGTGATCTCCATTCTGCCTTGGATTGGCTCTGTTTAAATCTTTCAGATG atGCACTTCCTGAAGGATTCAGTCAAGAATTTGAAGAACAGCAACCTAAAAGTAGGCCAAAATTCCAGTCTCCTCAAATACCAGGCTCTGTTTCACCTCCACTGCAGCCTAAAACGAAAAAACCAGAAGATAATAAGATTAAG ccaaaaaaggaagaaaaaaatttggaagtaaATATGAAAGAATGGATCTTGCGCTATGCTGAacaggaagatgaagaagaaaagagtgaGAAGTCTAAAAGtttagaagaggaggaaaaatttGACCCT AATGAAAGATACTTGCACCTTGCAGCAAAACTTCTGGATGCGAAAGAGCAAGCAGCTTCCtttaaactagaaaaaaacaagcaaggcCAAAAAGAGGctcaagaaaaaataaggaaatttcaaAGAG aaaTGGAAACTTTAGAAGACCATCCAGTATTCAATCCAGCCATAAAGATTTCGcatcaacagaatgaaagaaaaaagcctcCTGTAgccacagaagaggaaaagcctTTGAACTTTAACCTATTTGAAAAATCCATGGCTGCTACTGAAGAAGAGAAAG agaaaaagaaggaacctCATGATGTAAGAAATTTTGACTATACAGCTCGAAGCTGGACTGGAAAATCTCCCAAACAATTTCTGATCGATTGGGTCAGGAAGAATCTTCCTAAGAGTCCAAATCCTTCCTTTGAAAAAGTTCCAGTAGGTAGATACTGGAAATGTAG GGTAAGGGTAATCAAGTCTGAAGATGATGTACTGGTAGTGTGCCCTACAATCTTAACAGAAGATGGCATGCAAGCTCAGCACCTGGGAGCAACTCTAGCTCTTTACCGTTTAGTGAAAGGGCAG TCAGTACATCAGTTACTTCCTCCCACTTACCGAGATGTTTGGCTGGAGTGGAGtgatgcagaaaagaaaaaggaagaattaaataaaatggaaaccaaTAAACCCCGTGATCTGTTTATTGCCAAACTTCTGAGCAAATtgaaacagcagcagcaacagcagcaacagcattctgaaaataagagagaaaatgctGAAGATCCTGAGGAATCTTGGGAAAATTTAGTTTCTGATGAAGATTTTTCTGCACTGTCCTTGGAATCAGAAAAGGCAGAAGATTTGGAACCTGTTAGAAACCTGTTTAGAAAGTTACAAAACACACCGAAATACCAGAGACTTCTAAAGGAAAGGCAACAGTTACCTGTGTTCAAACATAGGGATTCAATCGTGGAAACTCTTAAAAGGCATCGGGTAGTGGTTGTGGCAGGTGAAACAGGGAGTGGCAAAAGTACTCAAGTACCACATTTTCTCTTGGAAGATTTGCTTCTAAATGAGTGGGGAACGAGTAAGTGTAACATTGTCTGCACTCAGCCCCGAAGAATCTCAGCAGTGAGTTTGGCCACAAGAGTATGTGATGAGTTGGGCTGTGAAAATGGACCTGGAGGAAGG AATTCTTTGTGTGGATATCAGATCCGGATGGAATCTCGAGCTAGTGAATCTACAAGGTTACTGTATTGTACAACAGGGGTTTTGCTAAGGAAACTTCAAGAAGATGGTCTCCTAACTAATGTGTCTCATGTTATTGTAGATGAG GTTCATGAAAGAAGTGTCCAGTCAGACTTCTTACTGATTATCTTGAAGGAAATTTTACAGAAACGGTCTGATCTGCACTTGATTCTAATGAGTGCCACTGTAGACAGTGAAAAGTTTTCTACATATTTCACACACTGCCCAATTCTCAGAATTTCAGGAAGAAGCTATCCTGTTGAG GTTTTTCATCTTGAAGATATAATAGAAGAAACAGGCTTTGTACTGGAGAAAGACTCCGAATACTGTCAGAAAtttctggaggaggaagaagaaattacCATTAATGTTACAAGCAAAGCAGGGGGAATAAAAAAGTAtcag GAATATGTACCAGTTAACACTGGACCAAATGCTGATTTAAATCCACTTTATCACAAGTACAGCAGCCGCACTCAGCATGCTATTCTCTACATGAATCCCCATAAAATCAACCTGGATCTCATTTTGGAACTTCTTATATACTTag ACAGAAGTCCCCAATTCAGAAATATTGAAGGAGCAGTATTGATCTTTTTACCAGGACTTGCACATATTCAGCAGTTGTATGATCTCCTGTCAACTGacagaagatttttttctgaaCG ATATAAAGTGATAGCTCTGCATTCTATTCTTTCAACTCAAGATCAAGCTGCAGCGTTCACACTTCCTCCTCCTGGAGTCAGGAAG attgTCTTAGCAACAAATATCGCAGAAACAGGTATCACTATTCCAGATGTTGTATTTGTAATTGACactggaagaacaaaagaaaataa GTACCATGAAAGCAGTCAGATGAGTTCTTTGGTTGAGACGTTTGTCAGTAAAGCAAGTGCTCTGCAGCGGCAGGGGAGAGCTGGAAGGGTCCGAGATGGCTTCTGCTTCAGAATGTACACAAGAGAAAG atttgaaGGCTTTATGGATTATTCTGTCCCTGAAATCTTGCGTGTACCTCTGGAGGAATTATGTCTTCACATTATG AAATGCAATCTTGGTTCTCCTGAAGATTTCCTCTCCAAAGCCTTAGATCCTCCTCAGCTTCAAGTAATCAGCAATGCAATGAATTTACTCCGGAAAATTGGAGCATGTGAACTAAATGAGCCTACACTGACTCCACTGGGCCAACACCTTGCAGCTCTGCCTGTGAATGTCAAGATTGGCAAGATGCTTATTTTTGGTGCCATATTTGGTTGCCTTGACCCAGTG GCAACACTAGCTGCAGTGATGACCGAGAAGTCTCCTTTTACTACACCAATTGGTCGGAAAGATGAGGCAGATCTTGCCAAATCAGCTTTGGCTATGGCCGATTCGGACCACCTGACGATCTACAACGCATACCTAGG ATGGAAAAAAGCACGGCAAGAAGGCGGCTGTCGTTCTGAAATAGCATACTGCCGGAGAAACTTTCTTAATAGAACATCTCTGTTAACCCTAGAG GATGTAAAGCAAGAATTAATCAAGTTGGTTAAGGCAGCAGGATTTTCATCATCCACAACACCCAATGACTGGGAAGGAAACAGAGCCTCACAGACCCTTTCCTTCCAAGAAATTGCCCTTCTGAAAGCTGTACTGGCCGCTGGACTATATGACAATGTGGGGAAGATAATTTATACAAAATCAGTTGATGTTACAGAAAAATTGGCTTGCATTGTGGAGACAGCCCAAGGCAAAGCTCAAGTACATCCATCCTCAGTAAATCGAGATTTGCAGACTTATGGATGGCTCTTATACCAGGAGAAG GTAAGGTATACCCGAGTATATCTGAGGGAAACTACCCTAATAACCCCTTTTCCAGTTTTACTTTTTGGTGGTGATATTGAAGTTCAACACCGGGAACGTCTTCTTTCCATTGATGGCTGGATCTATTTTCAG GCTCCTGTAAAAATAGCTGTCATTTTCAAGCAGCTTAGAGTTCTCATTGattctgttttaagaaaaaagctTGAAAATCCTAAGATGTCCCTTGAAA ATGACAAGATTCTGCAGATCATTACAGAATTgataaaaacagagaatcatAACTGA
- the DHX29 gene encoding ATP-dependent RNA helicase DHX29 isoform X2, whose translation MGGKNKKHKAPGAAAVRAAVSASRAKSAEAGAFGEAQNKKSVARPPPAAAACTREPRVKQGPKIYSFNSANDSGGPANLDKSILKVVINHKLEQRIIGVINEHKKQNNDKGVISGRLTAKKLQDLYMALQAFSFKTKDIEDAMTNTLLQGGDLHSALDWLCLNLSDDALPEGFSQEFEEQQPKSRPKFQSPQIPGSVSPPLQPKTKKPEDNKIKPKKEEKNLEVNMKEWILRYAEQEDEEEKSEKSKSLEEEEKFDPNERYLHLAAKLLDAKEQAASFKLEKNKQGQKEAQEKIRKFQREMETLEDHPVFNPAIKISHQQNERKKPPVATEEEKPLNFNLFEKSMAATEEEKEKKKEPHDVRNFDYTARSWTGKSPKQFLIDWVRKNLPKSPNPSFEKVPVGRYWKCRVRVIKSEDDVLVVCPTILTEDGMQAQHLGATLALYRLVKGQSVHQLLPPTYRDVWLEWSDAEKKKEELNKMETNKPRDLFIAKLLSKLKQQQQQQQQHSENKRENAEDPEESWENLVSDEDFSALSLESEKAEDLEPVRNLFRKLQNTPKYQRLLKERQQLPVFKHRDSIVETLKRHRVVVVAGETGSGKSTQVPHFLLEDLLLNEWGTSKCNIVCTQPRRISAVSLATRVCDELGCENGPGGRNSLCGYQIRMESRASESTRLLYCTTGVLLRKLQEDGLLTNVSHVIVDEVHERSVQSDFLLIILKEILQKRSDLHLILMSATVDSEKFSTYFTHCPILRISGRSYPVEEYVPVNTGPNADLNPLYHKYSSRTQHAILYMNPHKINLDLILELLIYLDRSPQFRNIEGAVLIFLPGLAHIQQLYDLLSTDRRFFSERYKVIALHSILSTQDQAAAFTLPPPGVRKIVLATNIAETGITIPDVVFVIDTGRTKENKYHESSQMSSLVETFVSKASALQRQGRAGRVRDGFCFRMYTRERFEGFMDYSVPEILRVPLEELCLHIMKCNLGSPEDFLSKALDPPQLQVISNAMNLLRKIGACELNEPTLTPLGQHLAALPVNVKIGKMLIFGAIFGCLDPVATLAAVMTEKSPFTTPIGRKDEADLAKSALAMADSDHLTIYNAYLGWKKARQEGGCRSEIAYCRRNFLNRTSLLTLEDVKQELIKLVKAAGFSSSTTPNDWEGNRASQTLSFQEIALLKAVLAAGLYDNVGKIIYTKSVDVTEKLACIVETAQGKAQVHPSSVNRDLQTYGWLLYQEKVRYTRVYLRETTLITPFPVLLFGGDIEVQHRERLLSIDGWIYFQAPVKIAVIFKQLRVLIDSVLRKKLENPKMSLENDKILQIITELIKTENHN comes from the exons GTGGTAATTAATCACAAACTAGAGCAACGAATTATTGGAGTGATAAATGagcataaaaagcaaaataatgacaAGGGAGTGATTTCTGGAAGACTTACTGCCAAAAAATTACAG GATTTATACATGGCTTTACAAGCATTTTCATTTAAGACTAAGGACATTGAAGATGCCATGACTAACACACTTTTACAGGGAGGTGATCTCCATTCTGCCTTGGATTGGCTCTGTTTAAATCTTTCAGATG atGCACTTCCTGAAGGATTCAGTCAAGAATTTGAAGAACAGCAACCTAAAAGTAGGCCAAAATTCCAGTCTCCTCAAATACCAGGCTCTGTTTCACCTCCACTGCAGCCTAAAACGAAAAAACCAGAAGATAATAAGATTAAG ccaaaaaaggaagaaaaaaatttggaagtaaATATGAAAGAATGGATCTTGCGCTATGCTGAacaggaagatgaagaagaaaagagtgaGAAGTCTAAAAGtttagaagaggaggaaaaatttGACCCT AATGAAAGATACTTGCACCTTGCAGCAAAACTTCTGGATGCGAAAGAGCAAGCAGCTTCCtttaaactagaaaaaaacaagcaaggcCAAAAAGAGGctcaagaaaaaataaggaaatttcaaAGAG aaaTGGAAACTTTAGAAGACCATCCAGTATTCAATCCAGCCATAAAGATTTCGcatcaacagaatgaaagaaaaaagcctcCTGTAgccacagaagaggaaaagcctTTGAACTTTAACCTATTTGAAAAATCCATGGCTGCTACTGAAGAAGAGAAAG agaaaaagaaggaacctCATGATGTAAGAAATTTTGACTATACAGCTCGAAGCTGGACTGGAAAATCTCCCAAACAATTTCTGATCGATTGGGTCAGGAAGAATCTTCCTAAGAGTCCAAATCCTTCCTTTGAAAAAGTTCCAGTAGGTAGATACTGGAAATGTAG GGTAAGGGTAATCAAGTCTGAAGATGATGTACTGGTAGTGTGCCCTACAATCTTAACAGAAGATGGCATGCAAGCTCAGCACCTGGGAGCAACTCTAGCTCTTTACCGTTTAGTGAAAGGGCAG TCAGTACATCAGTTACTTCCTCCCACTTACCGAGATGTTTGGCTGGAGTGGAGtgatgcagaaaagaaaaaggaagaattaaataaaatggaaaccaaTAAACCCCGTGATCTGTTTATTGCCAAACTTCTGAGCAAATtgaaacagcagcagcaacagcagcaacagcattctgaaaataagagagaaaatgctGAAGATCCTGAGGAATCTTGGGAAAATTTAGTTTCTGATGAAGATTTTTCTGCACTGTCCTTGGAATCAGAAAAGGCAGAAGATTTGGAACCTGTTAGAAACCTGTTTAGAAAGTTACAAAACACACCGAAATACCAGAGACTTCTAAAGGAAAGGCAACAGTTACCTGTGTTCAAACATAGGGATTCAATCGTGGAAACTCTTAAAAGGCATCGGGTAGTGGTTGTGGCAGGTGAAACAGGGAGTGGCAAAAGTACTCAAGTACCACATTTTCTCTTGGAAGATTTGCTTCTAAATGAGTGGGGAACGAGTAAGTGTAACATTGTCTGCACTCAGCCCCGAAGAATCTCAGCAGTGAGTTTGGCCACAAGAGTATGTGATGAGTTGGGCTGTGAAAATGGACCTGGAGGAAGG AATTCTTTGTGTGGATATCAGATCCGGATGGAATCTCGAGCTAGTGAATCTACAAGGTTACTGTATTGTACAACAGGGGTTTTGCTAAGGAAACTTCAAGAAGATGGTCTCCTAACTAATGTGTCTCATGTTATTGTAGATGAG GTTCATGAAAGAAGTGTCCAGTCAGACTTCTTACTGATTATCTTGAAGGAAATTTTACAGAAACGGTCTGATCTGCACTTGATTCTAATGAGTGCCACTGTAGACAGTGAAAAGTTTTCTACATATTTCACACACTGCCCAATTCTCAGAATTTCAGGAAGAAGCTATCCTGTTGAG GAATATGTACCAGTTAACACTGGACCAAATGCTGATTTAAATCCACTTTATCACAAGTACAGCAGCCGCACTCAGCATGCTATTCTCTACATGAATCCCCATAAAATCAACCTGGATCTCATTTTGGAACTTCTTATATACTTag ACAGAAGTCCCCAATTCAGAAATATTGAAGGAGCAGTATTGATCTTTTTACCAGGACTTGCACATATTCAGCAGTTGTATGATCTCCTGTCAACTGacagaagatttttttctgaaCG ATATAAAGTGATAGCTCTGCATTCTATTCTTTCAACTCAAGATCAAGCTGCAGCGTTCACACTTCCTCCTCCTGGAGTCAGGAAG attgTCTTAGCAACAAATATCGCAGAAACAGGTATCACTATTCCAGATGTTGTATTTGTAATTGACactggaagaacaaaagaaaataa GTACCATGAAAGCAGTCAGATGAGTTCTTTGGTTGAGACGTTTGTCAGTAAAGCAAGTGCTCTGCAGCGGCAGGGGAGAGCTGGAAGGGTCCGAGATGGCTTCTGCTTCAGAATGTACACAAGAGAAAG atttgaaGGCTTTATGGATTATTCTGTCCCTGAAATCTTGCGTGTACCTCTGGAGGAATTATGTCTTCACATTATG AAATGCAATCTTGGTTCTCCTGAAGATTTCCTCTCCAAAGCCTTAGATCCTCCTCAGCTTCAAGTAATCAGCAATGCAATGAATTTACTCCGGAAAATTGGAGCATGTGAACTAAATGAGCCTACACTGACTCCACTGGGCCAACACCTTGCAGCTCTGCCTGTGAATGTCAAGATTGGCAAGATGCTTATTTTTGGTGCCATATTTGGTTGCCTTGACCCAGTG GCAACACTAGCTGCAGTGATGACCGAGAAGTCTCCTTTTACTACACCAATTGGTCGGAAAGATGAGGCAGATCTTGCCAAATCAGCTTTGGCTATGGCCGATTCGGACCACCTGACGATCTACAACGCATACCTAGG ATGGAAAAAAGCACGGCAAGAAGGCGGCTGTCGTTCTGAAATAGCATACTGCCGGAGAAACTTTCTTAATAGAACATCTCTGTTAACCCTAGAG GATGTAAAGCAAGAATTAATCAAGTTGGTTAAGGCAGCAGGATTTTCATCATCCACAACACCCAATGACTGGGAAGGAAACAGAGCCTCACAGACCCTTTCCTTCCAAGAAATTGCCCTTCTGAAAGCTGTACTGGCCGCTGGACTATATGACAATGTGGGGAAGATAATTTATACAAAATCAGTTGATGTTACAGAAAAATTGGCTTGCATTGTGGAGACAGCCCAAGGCAAAGCTCAAGTACATCCATCCTCAGTAAATCGAGATTTGCAGACTTATGGATGGCTCTTATACCAGGAGAAG GTAAGGTATACCCGAGTATATCTGAGGGAAACTACCCTAATAACCCCTTTTCCAGTTTTACTTTTTGGTGGTGATATTGAAGTTCAACACCGGGAACGTCTTCTTTCCATTGATGGCTGGATCTATTTTCAG GCTCCTGTAAAAATAGCTGTCATTTTCAAGCAGCTTAGAGTTCTCATTGattctgttttaagaaaaaagctTGAAAATCCTAAGATGTCCCTTGAAA ATGACAAGATTCTGCAGATCATTACAGAATTgataaaaacagagaatcatAACTGA
- the DHX29 gene encoding ATP-dependent RNA helicase DHX29 isoform X3 has product MGGKNKKHKAPGAAAVRAAVSASRAKSAEAGAFGEAQNKKSVARPPPAAAACTREPRVKQGPKIYSFNSANDSGGPANLDKSILKVVINHKLEQRIIGVINEHKKQNNDKGVISGRLTAKKLQDLYMALQAFSFKTKDIEDAMTNTLLQGGDLHSALDWLCLNLSDDALPEGFSQEFEEQQPKSRPKFQSPQIPGSVSPPLQPKTKKPEDNKIKPKKEEKNLEVNMKEWILRYAEQEDEEEKSEKSKSLEEEEKFDPNERYLHLAAKLLDAKEQAASFKLEKNKQGQKEAQEKIRKFQREMETLEDHPVFNPAIKISHQQNERKKPPVATEEEKPLNFNLFEKSMAATEEEKEKKKEPHDVRNFDYTARSWTGKSPKQFLIDWVRKNLPKSPNPSFEKVPVGRYWKCRVRVIKSEDDVLVVCPTILTEDGMQAQHLGATLALYRLVKGQNSLCGYQIRMESRASESTRLLYCTTGVLLRKLQEDGLLTNVSHVIVDEVHERSVQSDFLLIILKEILQKRSDLHLILMSATVDSEKFSTYFTHCPILRISGRSYPVEVFHLEDIIEETGFVLEKDSEYCQKFLEEEEEITINVTSKAGGIKKYQEYVPVNTGPNADLNPLYHKYSSRTQHAILYMNPHKINLDLILELLIYLDRSPQFRNIEGAVLIFLPGLAHIQQLYDLLSTDRRFFSERYKVIALHSILSTQDQAAAFTLPPPGVRKIVLATNIAETGITIPDVVFVIDTGRTKENKYHESSQMSSLVETFVSKASALQRQGRAGRVRDGFCFRMYTRERFEGFMDYSVPEILRVPLEELCLHIMKCNLGSPEDFLSKALDPPQLQVISNAMNLLRKIGACELNEPTLTPLGQHLAALPVNVKIGKMLIFGAIFGCLDPVATLAAVMTEKSPFTTPIGRKDEADLAKSALAMADSDHLTIYNAYLGWKKARQEGGCRSEIAYCRRNFLNRTSLLTLEDVKQELIKLVKAAGFSSSTTPNDWEGNRASQTLSFQEIALLKAVLAAGLYDNVGKIIYTKSVDVTEKLACIVETAQGKAQVHPSSVNRDLQTYGWLLYQEKVRYTRVYLRETTLITPFPVLLFGGDIEVQHRERLLSIDGWIYFQAPVKIAVIFKQLRVLIDSVLRKKLENPKMSLENDKILQIITELIKTENHN; this is encoded by the exons GTGGTAATTAATCACAAACTAGAGCAACGAATTATTGGAGTGATAAATGagcataaaaagcaaaataatgacaAGGGAGTGATTTCTGGAAGACTTACTGCCAAAAAATTACAG GATTTATACATGGCTTTACAAGCATTTTCATTTAAGACTAAGGACATTGAAGATGCCATGACTAACACACTTTTACAGGGAGGTGATCTCCATTCTGCCTTGGATTGGCTCTGTTTAAATCTTTCAGATG atGCACTTCCTGAAGGATTCAGTCAAGAATTTGAAGAACAGCAACCTAAAAGTAGGCCAAAATTCCAGTCTCCTCAAATACCAGGCTCTGTTTCACCTCCACTGCAGCCTAAAACGAAAAAACCAGAAGATAATAAGATTAAG ccaaaaaaggaagaaaaaaatttggaagtaaATATGAAAGAATGGATCTTGCGCTATGCTGAacaggaagatgaagaagaaaagagtgaGAAGTCTAAAAGtttagaagaggaggaaaaatttGACCCT AATGAAAGATACTTGCACCTTGCAGCAAAACTTCTGGATGCGAAAGAGCAAGCAGCTTCCtttaaactagaaaaaaacaagcaaggcCAAAAAGAGGctcaagaaaaaataaggaaatttcaaAGAG aaaTGGAAACTTTAGAAGACCATCCAGTATTCAATCCAGCCATAAAGATTTCGcatcaacagaatgaaagaaaaaagcctcCTGTAgccacagaagaggaaaagcctTTGAACTTTAACCTATTTGAAAAATCCATGGCTGCTACTGAAGAAGAGAAAG agaaaaagaaggaacctCATGATGTAAGAAATTTTGACTATACAGCTCGAAGCTGGACTGGAAAATCTCCCAAACAATTTCTGATCGATTGGGTCAGGAAGAATCTTCCTAAGAGTCCAAATCCTTCCTTTGAAAAAGTTCCAGTAGGTAGATACTGGAAATGTAG GGTAAGGGTAATCAAGTCTGAAGATGATGTACTGGTAGTGTGCCCTACAATCTTAACAGAAGATGGCATGCAAGCTCAGCACCTGGGAGCAACTCTAGCTCTTTACCGTTTAGTGAAAGGGCAG AATTCTTTGTGTGGATATCAGATCCGGATGGAATCTCGAGCTAGTGAATCTACAAGGTTACTGTATTGTACAACAGGGGTTTTGCTAAGGAAACTTCAAGAAGATGGTCTCCTAACTAATGTGTCTCATGTTATTGTAGATGAG GTTCATGAAAGAAGTGTCCAGTCAGACTTCTTACTGATTATCTTGAAGGAAATTTTACAGAAACGGTCTGATCTGCACTTGATTCTAATGAGTGCCACTGTAGACAGTGAAAAGTTTTCTACATATTTCACACACTGCCCAATTCTCAGAATTTCAGGAAGAAGCTATCCTGTTGAG GTTTTTCATCTTGAAGATATAATAGAAGAAACAGGCTTTGTACTGGAGAAAGACTCCGAATACTGTCAGAAAtttctggaggaggaagaagaaattacCATTAATGTTACAAGCAAAGCAGGGGGAATAAAAAAGTAtcag GAATATGTACCAGTTAACACTGGACCAAATGCTGATTTAAATCCACTTTATCACAAGTACAGCAGCCGCACTCAGCATGCTATTCTCTACATGAATCCCCATAAAATCAACCTGGATCTCATTTTGGAACTTCTTATATACTTag ACAGAAGTCCCCAATTCAGAAATATTGAAGGAGCAGTATTGATCTTTTTACCAGGACTTGCACATATTCAGCAGTTGTATGATCTCCTGTCAACTGacagaagatttttttctgaaCG ATATAAAGTGATAGCTCTGCATTCTATTCTTTCAACTCAAGATCAAGCTGCAGCGTTCACACTTCCTCCTCCTGGAGTCAGGAAG attgTCTTAGCAACAAATATCGCAGAAACAGGTATCACTATTCCAGATGTTGTATTTGTAATTGACactggaagaacaaaagaaaataa GTACCATGAAAGCAGTCAGATGAGTTCTTTGGTTGAGACGTTTGTCAGTAAAGCAAGTGCTCTGCAGCGGCAGGGGAGAGCTGGAAGGGTCCGAGATGGCTTCTGCTTCAGAATGTACACAAGAGAAAG atttgaaGGCTTTATGGATTATTCTGTCCCTGAAATCTTGCGTGTACCTCTGGAGGAATTATGTCTTCACATTATG AAATGCAATCTTGGTTCTCCTGAAGATTTCCTCTCCAAAGCCTTAGATCCTCCTCAGCTTCAAGTAATCAGCAATGCAATGAATTTACTCCGGAAAATTGGAGCATGTGAACTAAATGAGCCTACACTGACTCCACTGGGCCAACACCTTGCAGCTCTGCCTGTGAATGTCAAGATTGGCAAGATGCTTATTTTTGGTGCCATATTTGGTTGCCTTGACCCAGTG GCAACACTAGCTGCAGTGATGACCGAGAAGTCTCCTTTTACTACACCAATTGGTCGGAAAGATGAGGCAGATCTTGCCAAATCAGCTTTGGCTATGGCCGATTCGGACCACCTGACGATCTACAACGCATACCTAGG ATGGAAAAAAGCACGGCAAGAAGGCGGCTGTCGTTCTGAAATAGCATACTGCCGGAGAAACTTTCTTAATAGAACATCTCTGTTAACCCTAGAG GATGTAAAGCAAGAATTAATCAAGTTGGTTAAGGCAGCAGGATTTTCATCATCCACAACACCCAATGACTGGGAAGGAAACAGAGCCTCACAGACCCTTTCCTTCCAAGAAATTGCCCTTCTGAAAGCTGTACTGGCCGCTGGACTATATGACAATGTGGGGAAGATAATTTATACAAAATCAGTTGATGTTACAGAAAAATTGGCTTGCATTGTGGAGACAGCCCAAGGCAAAGCTCAAGTACATCCATCCTCAGTAAATCGAGATTTGCAGACTTATGGATGGCTCTTATACCAGGAGAAG GTAAGGTATACCCGAGTATATCTGAGGGAAACTACCCTAATAACCCCTTTTCCAGTTTTACTTTTTGGTGGTGATATTGAAGTTCAACACCGGGAACGTCTTCTTTCCATTGATGGCTGGATCTATTTTCAG GCTCCTGTAAAAATAGCTGTCATTTTCAAGCAGCTTAGAGTTCTCATTGattctgttttaagaaaaaagctTGAAAATCCTAAGATGTCCCTTGAAA ATGACAAGATTCTGCAGATCATTACAGAATTgataaaaacagagaatcatAACTGA